The sequence TAATCCAAGGCATCATAGCTCTTAATTTTTCGCCAGTTTTATTTAGTAAGCTCTCATCGCTTAATTTGCGTTCAGCATTCATCTTAGTATAACCAGCTTTTCTTTCTAAGATAAAGTTTTTAGCAAATGTACCATCTTGGATCTCTTTTAAGATCTCTTTCATAGCTGCTTTTGATCTCTCATCTACTACTCGTCTGCCACTTACATAATCCCCAAATTCAGCAGTATTAGAGATAGAATATCTCATATCAGCCATACCACCTTGGTAGATTAGATCTACGATTAATTTCATCTCGTGTAAGCACTCAAAATATGCCATTTCAGGCTCATATCCAGCCTCTACTAAGGTCTCAAATCCAGCATTTATAAGCGCACAAAGCCCCCCACACAATACAGCTTGCTCGCCAAATAGATCAGTTTCAGTCTCAGCTTTAAAAGTAGTTTCTATAATACCAGTTCTACCACCACCAATAGCGCTAGCATAACTTAATGCTATATCTTTAGCCTTGCCTGATGCGTCTTGCGCTACAGCTATTAGATCTGGGATACCGCCGCCATTTACAAATTCATTTCTTACAGTGTGGCCTGGGGCTTTTGGTGCTATCATGATACAATCAACTCCCTTTGGTGGGACGATTTGACCATAATGGATATTAAATCCATGGCCAAAAGCGATTGCGCTACCACTTTTTAAATTTGGCTCAATTTCAGCTTTAAATATATCAGCTTGTAATTCATCAGGAGTCAGTATCATCACAACATCAGCTGCTTTTGTCGCTTCACTTACGCTCATAACCTTAAAGCCCTTAGCCTCGGCTTTTGCCCAACTTTTGCCATTTAGATTTAATCCTATGATAACCTCTACGCCACTATCTCTTAAATTTTCAGCATGGGCGTGACCTTGAGAACCAAAGCCTATCATTGCAACTTTTTTAGATCTAATTAGGCTTAAATCACAATCTTTATCGTAATAAACTGTTATTGCCATAATCTTCTTCCTTTTAGTAAAAAATAAAGGGCAATTATACATTATTAAAATTTAAATTTGACAAAATTTCAAAAAAATTATCAAAAATTTAACTTCAATGTAGTAAAATTACTCAAATCAATCAAAAACACGAGAAATATAATGAACGATGCAATCTATAAGAGTATAAAATCTCTACCACCACTTGATGAGACAATTATGAAAATTCAGCAAATTTGTAGCAGCGAAGATAGTGATATTGCTGAGTTAATTAGCGTAATCCACCAAGATCCAATGTTAACAGCAAATATTTTACGCTCAGCAAATAGTCCATTATATGGGTTTAGCAGGGAAATTGCTGATATAAATAGAGCTGTAGCACTATTTGGAATGGCAACTATTAGAGGTTTTGCTCTAGCTGGCACAATTAGTAAAAGCTTTAAGATAAATCTAGAACCATATGGAATATCTAGTGCTAAATTTATGGATTTGGCAATATTGCAAAACGCTTTAGCATTTCACTGGTGTAGCAAGATAAATCGTGAACTTTTAAACATTATTTCACCAGCTAGTTTTATGATGGATATAGGCAAGATTATAATTGCTAAAGAGTTAATTGATTCTAAAAAATCTACCAAATTTAAAGATAAATTACAAAACATCTCCACAACAAACGAACTATCTAAACTTGAGATAGATATGGTAGGTATCTCAAGTCAGATGGTTACAGCTCAAATCTTTAAAAACTGGAATCTAGAACCTGAGATTGCAGAAGTTATAAAATACTCTTTAAACCCAATTGATGCCCCAGAAAATCTTAAAAAGCACTGCTATATCTTAAGCGTGATAAGTAATAGCATAAATGTATTTGGCACACTCTTACCAGACCAGATAAATAGTACTATTGAGCTTTTAAAACTCTATAATTTAGATGCTCAACTATTTTTCAGTGCTATTGAAAAAGTACAACATTGAAAGCATTTTTAAACTCTTTAACTACTGGATTAGAGAGTAAATATATCAAGTCAAGCGAACTTGAAATTTTAAGATTATTAGAACAGATAAAAGCCGTTACAAAATATAAAAATCGATATTATCTCAATGACGGCTTTGTCTGTGGGAAACTAGATATATCTAGTAATGGGACTGGATTTTTATATTCATACGATAGCAAATTTAAGCAAGATTTAATGATAGAAAATCGTGATTTAGGCGGAGCTCACTTTGGCGATATCGTTCTTGCTAAACTAACTAAATTTAAAAAACCACGCCAAAAAGCAGCCGTGGTGGCTGTATTGCTTATGGCAAATGAAACAAGTGTAGTATATACCAAAAAAATTGGCCCCATTATAATGGGCGTAACTATCCAAAACTCCATCACAATAGCCCTAAAAGCTAGTCAAAAATCCCTAAAAGAGCTTCCATTAGGCACTGTTTTAAAGATCAATAATTTAGATAATGATATTGTAGAAGTCTTAGGCGTATTAAGCGATGCTAATGTAGATCAAAAAATCTCAATGGCACTATATAATAAGCGTGAAATTTTCCCAAAAATAGCCATAAATGAAGCCATTAGCTTTGGCAATGAAGTGGATAAAAGTATGTATCCTAATAGAGTTGATCTAACTCATTTGCCATTTTGCACCATTGATCCTGTTGATGCTAAGGATTTTGATGATGCGATATATTTTGATAAGCATAAAAATGAAATTTACATAGCTATCGCCGATGTCAGCGAATATGTAAGCCCATATAGCGGTATTGATAAAGAGGCTAGACTTAGGGGTTTTTCTATATATTTTCCACACATTGCTGTGCCGATGCTACCTCGTGAACTTAGCGAAAATATCTGCTCTTTAAAGCCAAATTGTGATAGACTCGCTTATCTTTTTAAAATTACTTTAAACTCAAATTTAGAAGCCATTAAAGAGGATTTAATAAGCTGTGTGATCCACTCTAAAAGAAGATTTAATTATGATGAAGTTGATAGCTTGCTTAGAGGCGAGTTTGATTGTCAAGGCGAGATAAAAGAGTGGCTAATACCGCTTTTTGATCTCACACAAAGATTAAAAGAAAAACGGCTTAAAAATGGCTTTGATTTTCATACATTAGAGCTTAGAATGAGCCTTGATGAAAATAATGAGATTAAATCAACTAAATTTGAAGGCTCAACTCCATCACACTCTTTGATAGAAGAGTGTATGCTCCTAGCCAACAAAGCCGCAGCAAAAAGATTAAGCAAAGGGATATTTCGCAATCACGAACCAGCAGATATAAAAAAAATCAACACACTCTTAGATGATCTTGCCGCCCTTGGCATAGAAGCCGAAAATCACGGCGATTTAATCTTCATGATAACACAAATTCAAGCCAAAGCAAGTGAGCTAAATATCAGAGAAGATGTCGATAAACTCATCATAAAAGCACAAAAAAGAGCCGAGTATTCTAGTAGCTCTAGGGGGCATTTTGGGCTTGGGTTTGAGTTTTATACGCATTTTACTAGCCCTATTCGCAGATACTCAGATCTCTTGCTTCATAGAATTTTAAAAGCTCAAAATGACCCTAAAATCAGCAACTACCTAATGCTTGGCATAGATGAGCTTTGCGCTAATTTAAATATCTTAGAAAGAGAAGCCGATAAGGTAGCTTGGGATTTTATGGATCGCAAATTTGCTCGTTGGGCAGCTAAAAATATAGGCCAAACATTTAAATGCTTTATAGAAGAGAGCACCAATCAATCAATAGCTAGATTAGATGATGAGTTAAAAGGCGCTAGAATATTTTTAAGCGATTTTTGTGAAATTCTAACCCCAGTTATGGTCCAAATCACAGATGTCGATATCCCAACAGCTAAGATAATTGGCAAAATAGTAGAGATTTTAGATGTATAAAAGAGATTTTATAACGCTTTTAAATTCTGCTAATATCCCAAATTTTTTCTTGCTTTATGGGGCTGAGAGTTATCAAGTTGAGTTTTACGCTAAAGAAATTTTAAATAAATTTAATAAAGATAATATGCTTAGCTTATACTATGATGATTATGATTTTAATCTTGCTATTTCGCATCTTAGCGAGCCTTCGCTATTTGCAAATTCAAATTTATTACATATCAAAAATGACAAAAAAATCCCCGCCAAAGATACAAAAGAGCTAATAACCCAATGCCAAAATAATCCAAATAATATATTTATCTTTGAACTACACGAAGGCGATGAAAAATCCATAAGCGATTTAAAAAAGCATTTTGGATCAAATTTTGTTAGATTTTTCCCACCTAGCACTGCTTCAGAAGTCAATCAAATCCTATCTAATCACGCCAAAATCTTAGGCCTAAATATAGATAGTCAATCTCTTTTATACATTTATAACTTACAAAATGAGAATCTATATCTTAGCGCTAGTGAGCTAAATAAACTCGCTAATATAGCAAATAAATTTAATCTCGAAGAGATAAAAGAGCGAGTTTATGCCTTAAACGGCATTGGATTTGATGCGCTTTTTGATAAAATCATTAGCAAAAAGAGTATTAATAGCGATTATTTTGAGTTTATAAATGATAGCTCATTTAATGAAATTTCGCTTTTAAATATGCTATTTAGGGCGTTTCATAGACTTTATCTGATACATAGTTATATAAAAACTAATGGCAAATTTGATCCTAAAATTGTCTTAGGATACACGCCTCCACCACAAATTTTAAATAAACTTGAATCCCAAGCAATATCTATAAAAATTGATCAATACACTAAAATATTTAAATTTTTAAATGAGATTGAATTTGATCTAAAGTGCAAAAACAACATAGACAAAGAGTGCTACCTACTCTCAGCCCTTTTAAATTTACAAGAAATTTTAAGTCAAAACAGCAAATTTTAAGCATATTTTTAGTAGAATGCCAACCGCATTTTGTGCGAATTTCCTTGCTCTTTTGTAGAAAAAGAGCGAAATCCATAAGGAGAATATATGAGACATTATGAGCTTTTATTCATCTTAAAACCAACACTTACAGAGGATGAAGTTAAAGTTAAGGCTGATTTCATTAAAGAGATCATTACAAAAAATGGTGGCGAAATTGCTAGTGTAGTTGAAATGGGAACACGCAAATTAGCTTATAAAATTGATAAATATGAGCGTGGAACATACTTCGTAATCTACTTCAAAGCACCAACTCAACTAATCGCTGAATTAGTAAGAAATTTAAGAATAACCGAAGAAGTTATTAGATTCTTACCTGTAAAATATGAAAACAAAAAAGAGATCGCAGCTTGGGACAAACTAAGCAAAGGTCAAAAATTAACCCAACCTAAAAAAGAGTCAAAAACAGAAGAAAAAGTAGCTCCACAAGAGTAA is a genomic window of Campylobacter devanensis containing:
- the ilvC gene encoding ketol-acid reductoisomerase; amino-acid sequence: MAITVYYDKDCDLSLIRSKKVAMIGFGSQGHAHAENLRDSGVEVIIGLNLNGKSWAKAEAKGFKVMSVSEATKAADVVMILTPDELQADIFKAEIEPNLKSGSAIAFGHGFNIHYGQIVPPKGVDCIMIAPKAPGHTVRNEFVNGGGIPDLIAVAQDASGKAKDIALSYASAIGGGRTGIIETTFKAETETDLFGEQAVLCGGLCALINAGFETLVEAGYEPEMAYFECLHEMKLIVDLIYQGGMADMRYSISNTAEFGDYVSGRRVVDERSKAAMKEILKEIQDGTFAKNFILERKAGYTKMNAERKLSDESLLNKTGEKLRAMMPWINKGKLVNKDKN
- a CDS encoding HDOD domain-containing protein; amino-acid sequence: MNDAIYKSIKSLPPLDETIMKIQQICSSEDSDIAELISVIHQDPMLTANILRSANSPLYGFSREIADINRAVALFGMATIRGFALAGTISKSFKINLEPYGISSAKFMDLAILQNALAFHWCSKINRELLNIISPASFMMDIGKIIIAKELIDSKKSTKFKDKLQNISTTNELSKLEIDMVGISSQMVTAQIFKNWNLEPEIAEVIKYSLNPIDAPENLKKHCYILSVISNSINVFGTLLPDQINSTIELLKLYNLDAQLFFSAIEKVQH
- a CDS encoding RNB domain-containing ribonuclease translates to MKAFLNSLTTGLESKYIKSSELEILRLLEQIKAVTKYKNRYYLNDGFVCGKLDISSNGTGFLYSYDSKFKQDLMIENRDLGGAHFGDIVLAKLTKFKKPRQKAAVVAVLLMANETSVVYTKKIGPIIMGVTIQNSITIALKASQKSLKELPLGTVLKINNLDNDIVEVLGVLSDANVDQKISMALYNKREIFPKIAINEAISFGNEVDKSMYPNRVDLTHLPFCTIDPVDAKDFDDAIYFDKHKNEIYIAIADVSEYVSPYSGIDKEARLRGFSIYFPHIAVPMLPRELSENICSLKPNCDRLAYLFKITLNSNLEAIKEDLISCVIHSKRRFNYDEVDSLLRGEFDCQGEIKEWLIPLFDLTQRLKEKRLKNGFDFHTLELRMSLDENNEIKSTKFEGSTPSHSLIEECMLLANKAAAKRLSKGIFRNHEPADIKKINTLLDDLAALGIEAENHGDLIFMITQIQAKASELNIREDVDKLIIKAQKRAEYSSSSRGHFGLGFEFYTHFTSPIRRYSDLLLHRILKAQNDPKISNYLMLGIDELCANLNILEREADKVAWDFMDRKFARWAAKNIGQTFKCFIEESTNQSIARLDDELKGARIFLSDFCEILTPVMVQITDVDIPTAKIIGKIVEILDV
- the holA gene encoding DNA polymerase III subunit delta, translated to MYKRDFITLLNSANIPNFFLLYGAESYQVEFYAKEILNKFNKDNMLSLYYDDYDFNLAISHLSEPSLFANSNLLHIKNDKKIPAKDTKELITQCQNNPNNIFIFELHEGDEKSISDLKKHFGSNFVRFFPPSTASEVNQILSNHAKILGLNIDSQSLLYIYNLQNENLYLSASELNKLANIANKFNLEEIKERVYALNGIGFDALFDKIISKKSINSDYFEFINDSSFNEISLLNMLFRAFHRLYLIHSYIKTNGKFDPKIVLGYTPPPQILNKLESQAISIKIDQYTKIFKFLNEIEFDLKCKNNIDKECYLLSALLNLQEILSQNSKF
- the rpsF gene encoding 30S ribosomal protein S6 produces the protein MRHYELLFILKPTLTEDEVKVKADFIKEIITKNGGEIASVVEMGTRKLAYKIDKYERGTYFVIYFKAPTQLIAELVRNLRITEEVIRFLPVKYENKKEIAAWDKLSKGQKLTQPKKESKTEEKVAPQE